The Panicum virgatum strain AP13 chromosome 6K, P.virgatum_v5, whole genome shotgun sequence nucleotide sequence GTGTGTGAAAAACATCTACCTCAGGAGATTGACATTAGCTCTAGCAACCTAAAATTTAGATCACATGACAATGGGTTCAGTAAGCTTTGCTGAAATTTGCTTGGTAACCAGTCTTTTTCAACCTGTTTTTACTTTACAGTCCAGAAAtcactattttttttctcaaacgcgcaggagagctgcgcatcaatatattaagaagaaaaaaggggaaaagaaccCCAGGGTGTTACAGAGTTAAGGGCCTGCAACCCGCCCTTTTACAAATAGATGTTTGTCCAGAAATCACTATCACCCCCAATGGGGCACATATCAATCCAGTATCAACTTTCAGAACCTTGGATGCTTAAGCATACATGCTAAGCATTAGCAAAGTAAGAAAATTGAAATCATTTCAAACAATTTGGAGCTAGGATGTCAGTTTGGTATCATAATCGATGGTGTTTCATACTTTCATTATGTCAAAATACAAATAACTCTGTCAATTGATTTATTAGTAAACAAAGAGTAAAATTTCATTCAGTTGTAGATCGGGCCAACTGAGCCTGATTGTAAATAGACAATCAGGAGTTCAACTCTGCTCAGCTGGCACAACCCTACAGAGATGTTCTAAATCATGGTTCAAATACTAACAGTAAACATTAATGAAATaacatgaccaaagaggaaaaacTTAGCTAGGCATTCTAATATTAAGCAGTTGAGAGATGGCTAGTAGTTTCCCATGCACCAGCCATGGCTAACTGGTTCTGAGTTCAGAATTTAGAGACAATGCTTCAACTATCAGTTCAAAGAAGTTGTAGCATTTGTACTGGCATCCCAAAATAGTGTACCGAACAATAGCATCAGTGTATCAGCATAACAATTTCTAAGAAACAAGTTATAGTGAGTGTATATCAACGGTTTAAAAATGTTTTATATTAACCAAATGTATTGGTCATAGGATATTATAGCTCACCGCAAGATATACTCATATACAAAATATCACAGCGCATGTCAATTACTGGGGTCCCAAAGTAGtgtaccaaaaaaaaaacatcagctCAACAATTTTTAAGAAACAAGATATAGCAATTATATATTGATTGCTTAAACTAGTTTAACAAAAAAGAAGCATACTATATATTTAAGCAAACTACTGGTCATAGGAAACCTTCTACTCCTAGCTTGCTGCAAGAGGTAGATTATTAAAGATAATTTCTTAGCATCACTAGTCTGACACCACAAATGCACTTTGACATGCTCACAACAGTTATAGACTAAGCTTCAATCAAGGGTATGAAAAGTGTAGCAAGATAATTAAAATTACCTGATGATAGACAGTGCCCAACAGATCAAATGGTACCTCCATACCCACCCGGGCCTGGAATGTAAATACATACCATGTAAGAACTATACCTGACATGTAACAAGCAACAAGAATAACAAATATGCTAAATAATTAAACATCGCTCACCTTTGGCTTCACAAGGCAAGTAGGAGCATCTTTAAGGCATTCAGAAGCAACCCCACCATAAGCTCTCACCAGCCCACCAGTTCCCAATTTTATGCCTCCAAAATATCTGTTCATGATGTTTAAAACATAAAAAGTAAAGGATAATCACATGGAAAGTGTATTCTATCAAACCCAATTGGGTAAATCATGATTGAAGAACATATGAATGGAGTGTTTTACTTGACCAAATGATTACCTAATCACAACCACCATGACCATATCAATGCCGGAGGAAATGACGGCAGAGTAAATTGGCTTCCCAGCAGTGCTAGAAGGCTCTCCATCATCGTTGTAACGGAATTGCTCTCCCAGCTAAACACAAATTCGCACAAGATTGGTTCACTGCTGAACAGACATACATGAATAGCAAGCTTTAGATAGGACTACAAACCTTGTATGCCCAGCAATTATGGGTAGCTTTTGGATCCTTGACCTATCACAATTCACACAGAACCAAGTGGATCCAGTTAACAGAGTTACGGATCACAGAAATATATAGTTAGGTACTTTTTAGCACGGATAAGTTTGCTGTGCAGATTGGTGGAAATACTGGTTGGGAGTTGCACGAATGAATTCCTCGATGCAGCATTTCTAGACAGATAATTTGAATTGCTCCATCTCCCCATTATTTATCAGCTAGGGAAAAGCAAATGGCGCACCGGAATTACAGCGAAATTGCAACGCTAACTATAAGATGAGGCACAGATTCAGCTGCAGCAGGACATGTGGGATTATGACCTCGCTAGAAGATAAAcgccggagggagggaggagcacCTCGTCGAGgaaggccatggcggcgcgctCGTTGGGGACGGGAGCGGCGATGGCGATGAACTTGCTGCGCTTGATCTCGCGCTCGCAGCTCACGCGCCCCACGAGCGTCGTGTACGGGGAGGGGGCCGCGGATGACGAGGATGGGGACGCCATGGCCCGGGTGggcgcgggggagggggaggcgctggcgctcgcgcAGAAGAAACAATGCCGGActgtggcggcggcgtctgGCTGGGAGAAGAGCAGGGGAAGGGAGCGGAGGCGTGGGGATGCGCGCACCGCCGCCATgtcgcgggggcgcgtggccTGGTGGAAACCGTCAATGACAGGTAGGGTCAGACTTTTCTGAACACTGATCTTTACGGCCCTATCATTTTTAATTTTCATCAAGTATGAAGGAATACATAGAAGTACTAGTTACAATACATTCATTTACTAAAATACAGATTTTTCTCTGACAAATAACTAGTACATGAATATTTTGCATTCGCAAGCATTTTACATTTGAGACTAATATATCCCTTACGTTTCCAAGTGGTACGTGCCCAAGATGACACCCGAAGCCTGGCCACTGGCGTTAGGCAGCATCAGTGTTACACCTTGCACCGAACAGCATTCGAGCACTCGGAATATTAAGATAATACGTCAGTTAAGGCCAGTGGAGAAACAAAGTGCATAATTGAGAACCCTCTTATTCaagtagaaaaaaaaggagCTAAGGACATAACATAATCTTTATAAGACAACCGACAGTCCTCAAGAAAATGATGAAGGTCAAACAAAATGTGTTTAGATGGAATTTCAAGAAAGCTTGACACAGTCGATTCTGTAGGTATTCCACCAAGCCCCATGCACATGTCACGGAAACCACCAGATTTGAGATGGTTGATTTCCCCTATACATATCGGGGCACGGAAAAATTATTGGTTCTTCACAGACAAGGAAATGGACAGATAAGAGTTCTGTTCTGCTCTTCAATATCCCCAGTAGTCATTACGGATTTCATCATCAAACTTCTGCTTGACTTCAGGGTGCTTCTCAAAGTATTCATCCGCTGTCATGGTGCTGATCTTTTTCTGCGCACACAAACAAGTTATTGAAATGAATGGACATGTCATCTTAAAAATGATAAAGAATAGTCAAAGTTCTGGGAAAATATCTTATATGAGTAGCACTAAAGAATGTCCCCACCTTCATTTCCCTGAGTTCAGCAATTTCCTTCTCTAACCTTTCTGACTCCTTCAGAGATGCTTTCTCAGCCTCCTTCAGTTCAACAACCTACAGACAGCATACATATAAGGGTAACAAAAGCACATCAGCGTATGTGGTAGGACAGCTCAAGACACAACaaacagaaaaaagaaaaaaagcatAAGGCAATAAACTTGAAAGGACAATAGTGTGAGAGGAGTGGCTGCTGACCAGAGCGTCAAACTTTGGCTTGTACTCGGGAGTGACGGTGTCAACGTACTTGGGGATCTCGATGCCTGCATTTATTTCAAGATTACTATCTCAGTGAGTGAGGTATATAATGAACCAAAAGGATATCTGTTCAGCCAGCAATCACCCAGAGAAGTATTTCAATAATGCAGGAGTACTTCACAGCATCAGTTTCAACAAAACTAGGTAGAAAAAGGTCCACTGtaagtgaaaaaaaaaacaatatgaTACATAGTGTTACATGTCCATAGCTTGCAGCAAAGACATGCTAACATACTGCAACACAAGTATTCAATAGCAACACTAATCGAAGGAAATACAATGAATTTATCCTTCAAAGCATACTTTATAATTTATACACAGTGGAACAATTGTTCTGATTAACAGAAGGAACTGAAAACAGAAACACATTGGCGGATTGATTTGTAAGTTTCAAAGGTTTATAAAGTATTCATGAAGATAAACCCATGCCCAGTAACTAGAATGAAGCTCGAAAAATCAACAGAGCAAGACAGTTGCTTAATAATATCCTCAATGTTACCAAGAAAATACTCCTTTCAGATTTCTAAAAATGAACTTAGTTCTGCAATAAAGGGTACTTACTGTCATAAGCCTCTTTGTACATATCGACCACTTTAGATCCAATTCCTTTTCTGTAGTACTCCCAATCAATCGGTTGGGGTTCCTGCAACAGCAAAACACATACACAACTTAGAAAACACATTGATCTAGGATTAAGTAACATCTGAGGAATATGCAGTATTACAAGTTCATGGGACAATCAGGTCTCGGCTGTCTTAATACTTCAGGAACTTGCAACATAATGTAGCAATAGAACATGAGGTAAGCATCCAACATGACAGAAAAGGGCTCTGTTTTCAAGGCATCGCCTAGGCGtcaaggcggtggcggctcgccttgcttaaggtctcgccttagcccgccttagcccgcctaggcgataaggcggtggtggatcgcctcgcctcgccttaccgctttaaaaacatAGGAAAAGGGTCATTAAATTCCCCCATACTGATCCTATTTCAGAGGAGGCTAGCTGCCTACCAAGGGAGATGTAATTGCAGTTTGAATAATAAATCCTACAACTTTCAAGTATACAACAGATATTTTTGGCCAAGCAATGCTTGGTTCTCATATGAAGCCAAAAATGACCTCATCTATCAATGCAAGAGATATTTACTCTTAAACCTAAGTATTTAAATGTAATGCCTCCATATTCTCTCATCAGGAACAGAACGAAACATTCTCATAACAAGAGAAAGACATGGAGGGCCTGAATACGATTTGGAGGTTGACTTGATACCAGCTCCTGTTTTCATTACGATCGATCCTAAAACTAAACTAACAATGGTCACTAAGTGAAATGTAGCATATCAGTGACTCAATTTCGAATAGCAACCTATCAGGGGGCTGTCCCAATTCGTACGAATAGAATAATATACCTAACCAAGATACATCAATAAGAGATCGCTGGCGCTCACACAAAAAATTGTCAACATGCATAAAAACGCCCCCGCATTAAGAAATCTCCGAAGAATCGGATCGCCTCCACTAGACACACTACCCACCGCGCGACGCAGTCTCTACATCGAGTACTGAAACGGATCGGATCCAATCAGGGTAAGGAAAGATGGCGCCAGATCTGGAAACCCTAGGGCAGATCAGCCGCGGGGAGGGCGGGACGAGAGAGCGGGATCTGGCACCTGGGAGAACTTGGTCTGGAGCTGGTGGTTGACGTCCTCGAAGGTGCGGCGGAGGGTGGCGAACTCCTTGCGCGCCTCCTCGGAGACGAGCATCTTGGCCATGCCGTCCCAGTCGATCGCCTTGCCGGCCTTCACCGCCACATCTGCCACCTTcttcgcgccgctgccgctcatcttcgccggccccgccgctgcctcctcccttCCGCCGGTGGCTCCCctctcccgctgccgccgccgcgctgcgctCCGACCGCACGAGGAAATGGGTATGGTGGTGGTTCTCGCGTAGTTGGGCAGAGTCGCAGGCGGCGGAGTATTTGGTGGGTTCAAACGGGCCGCGAAGAACCACATCTTTGTTGGGCTTCAACAGGGCCGTGTGCCCGTGCATCTTAGTAGGCTTGTTGAGccctccaaaaaaaaatttaggctGGTTGGGctgaataccacggcaagcccATTTTTTGCATTTTCGGCGAGGGAGGACTAAAGCCCGTATTGGTGCTTTAACTGTAGCCCACTGTTTGGCACTAAAAGCAAGCGAGCAGCTTCATCTCCAACAGAAAGAAAAATTCTTCCATCAatcatcaaaaaaaaagaaaagaaaggaaaattcgCAGAAAGAACCGATCCGGGCAGCAGGGTTGAGCCGCGCGCATCAAGCAAAGGAGGGAGGTACCGGGGCCAGGGCGGCGCAAGTACACAGGAAGCAGTGCTTGGAAAGCAGCGAAAGCAGGCAGCCGAGAGCGTCGTCCCATCGAGGAAAGCAGCGAAAGCACGCTCTACTGCAGCGGCAGTGCGGCACAGCAAACGTATCTGCGGCATCCGCATCGCGATCCGGCGATCCGGCCCGGCGGCCGGACCGGACCCCAGGGCGCGCCTCCACCCGCTGCCGGCCTCGGATCTTCCGTCCCCGCGCCGCGCGTGTGGCGCCGGTCGACAATCACACGCGCCGGCGCCACGGCGGCACACGCTGCTGCAACGTTGGAGTGCGGTGGCGCGCGCAGAGCTGCCGCGCCCAGAGAGGAGGAGCTGGGGTTGGGTAGCACATGGCGGGGGCAGGCCGTTCAGCATGCCACAGTTGACAGTTGCCGGCCGACGCGTGCGCGCCGTCCCGCTGCGCCACGGCTGGCTAGCGATCGATCGATCCCAGGCGTGGGCCTGAAGTTTCCAGTCGAGTGAAGCCGGGAAGCGCGATGCTGAGTTTAAGGTTCACGCTAACTACAACAACTTATGAtcgatttttttcttctctttccccGCGCCTTTCCCCTTCCTTTCCTCCCCATTCTCTCACGACGGAGACccgttgctgccgccgccgccgccacgcctccccactgccgcctccccgccgccgccgccgccgctccccttcctcccttgaAGCCGCGCTCCCTTCCCTGCCCTGAGCCGGCACCCTTTCCTCCCTgaagccgccgcgcctcccccgcggccgccgccgcacgccgtcgCCGGACCACCTTCATGGGACGCCGTGCGCTCCCCCATCGGCGGCGCCGCTGGATCCGCCTCCCTCGGCCGCCGCGTGCTCCcccgtcgcccgccgccgcgcgatcCCGCCTCccctgggccgccgcgcgctcgcccgccgcgcgccgtggATCCGCctccctgggccgccgccgcccggatccGCCTTCCTGGGTTGTGGGCGGTGGCCAGGCGGCGGGAAGGCGCGGCGGGGAGGTCCGCCGCCGATCCGGTAgggtttttttcttcttttttttccctttttttaaattcaaaaaaattttatgtaaattttttctgttgaaatttttttaatttgctcGTACAATTTTTCTCTCTTGAAGGTTCCCTATttcctattttttttcaaaaaatttctgctctccaatttttttctcaaaatattctctctaaaatttttctcgtcaaaattttctgtttttttatcaatttttttttgaaatcagaaaacgacaaaaaacttactaaaatagaaaaaaaacgaacggtcggaaaatcgaccgtacggaaCTCCTccgtacggttgaccgtaaattAGCGGTTCCCGCCGGGAAGCCCGAGTTTGCTTTGGTCatgtttagttcaaaaaaaatcatatagtACCcgttatatttaaaaaatcttccgatatatgcatggagcattaaatatatttaaataaaataacttaTTATACAATTTAATTGTAAATGacaaaataaattttttaaatataattaatctataaattgaacattaattttcaaataatgataaaaatattACGTACCAAACTCAAAAAAATTCGCGAACTTAAACAAAAACTTTGTGCTCGCCCAAGGTGCAATGGGTGAAGGGGGTCGGGGCTCCTTCCCGGAACCCAGGTTCATGCACCTATCCTGCTGTCGCGTGCCATGCATGCCATGCCATGGCCGCCTGTCCTATCGGCTATCCCGATATCCGCACATATCTGGCGCGGAGTTGGGCGGGGACGGCAGGGCTGTCGCATCGGCACAGACGCACAGTGAATGTAATGTTCCTAGCAAGTACTCGCAGCAGCCGCAACTTGCTCAGGCAGTCTAGCGTCCAAACCACGTGGATGAGTAAAAGATAACAGGCCAGTTAATAGCTTTAGAGCAGGTACAATGATGGGCGAATCGCCTGCCATGTCAACTACGAGGACGACGTGGAGGGGAGAGAATGCCGCGCTTGTCGCTGCTGCAGATGCCGAGCTGAACGCAGAAACCAAAACTCCCCATTTATGATGCTGGGTCCCACCATGCTTTTGCCGCACCAATTCCGAGCTCATCTCCTGATCGGTGGTCCCgtataataaaataatatatattaaaGAAATGTGAATAGACTAGTTATTGTATGCGTTGGGCGGTAAGCTTGTTTCTTACTGACTTGGCTTGGCTATAAGCCAAGTGTTATTGGCCTTGCTCTTATCATACTCATCCAGTTAACAGCTAACAGGACATGGCTCTAGCTTCTACCTCTAGCTAGCAATGCGGTTACCACACACGCAACCGTGGAAACTTAACACAAATAGATACTCTTTCAACATATTATACGTCGTGGTATGCAAACACACAGTCGGGtagcgtagtgcacccgcctaaactcagagagtgagtactcgggggttagctaggattagcccaatctcggtggaagaacgcgatgaacacggcaggtttagagtggttcgggccgccagagcgtaataccctacgtccactgtgtgttgtattgcttgcgctctcaagaggttgagagcagggttgttcggagtggaaaccgagcttgtgttgtgagagtcttggcgtgtctgaagtgtgcagcgagcgcctcccttttatatctcaagggaggcgtgtacatggccgttgagtccccgacaagtgggcacaatgatgtagtataaattgacatactgtacagacattatggcattgcaggcgacggagatctcattctcggatttccttgctctgcccgtgggaatcttccgtccggcatagccatgccctgtcttgtcgaaacggccccgccccggcggtatgttggttctacgcgcgtgggaggtccagacagacgcggggaggtctcggacccctatgggggggtccgagccctcggctgttggcgcggagcttcccctccccagggacatgtggcgtcaccggacccgtcccagagcggggagcgggtccggggccgttggcccggtgaggtaagagcctgacccgtggggcccggctgctccgccccttatggcgtagttactgatgactacgcgagtcctaccttactgcagtaggagtgggtatccctgctacagggtaccgacagtggcccctggGCCCATCTCGGGAGAGgcgacgaacccgcaggtggggccactactgtgatttggctctgcataacttTAAGCCTCTAGCGTTAGACTATGCAcactgcaggagtcttgtccggctttgaccatccatcagGTTTTTCGCTGCCTCGTCACATCGCAATAgcttactgactcgtggcccccacatacagtggtacacctagtcacgcgagcgACCCTCGGCATTGTTGTGGCCGGGGTAAATGGAATTtttaccaccagcgcagttcccgaaaagcctggtcatgccagcgctttgtgcgcgcacgtcagctcagcttccgcctcgttTGGCGCGCGGGCGACAGTTCAGATCCCGctttttcacacctttgtttgttacccgccctccctgacaggcgggcctgggccctGTAACGtcccgaaaactcaccaaattaaatcgtgcgctaaattTGCTTCTCGTCGCCGAGCTCGATCCCTCcttaaaaccctaaccccagtttTCCGGGAACCTCCCTGTTCCGATCTCCCGATTCCCGAAAAACTTGtcccgacacccgtatccagcACTCTGTTTTCCCCCTCGACCCGCGCGTCGCGCTCACGCGCGCCCAGGcgtcgcgcgtggccgaccgggcgCCGCGATCACGGCGCGAATCccgcccttcctctctctccatttccatctcccctcctttttctttttctctctttcttttctttttccattttctttttctcctttcttttcttttctctttccttccctctccctctctctctcttctcctaccccgcgcgctcggcccctcctccctctctgctctgccccGCTCCCGAGTGCCGCCCGCTCGGccctccttccccttctcctCCGCGCGTGCGCCCCGGGCCCCTGCACCGAGCGCCCCGCGTTCCCCCTCGCCCAcccgcgcagcagcagcagctcgccgccgccgtgtgcaCGCGCCGCACGCACGCGTGCGTGCACACGCTAGCCACGCCGCGACGCCAGCCGCGCGGCAGTGCCACACCGTCGCCTGGGCACCCCTCTGCTCCACTCGGCCGTGCAACCCGCCTGCCcagcccgtgcgcgcgcccacaccacgccacggccgcctggCCGCACCCGAGCGCACAGCACCCCGCTCGCCTCTGCCCACGACGCGTCACGTCGTCGGCCGCAGCACTGTCCCGCACGCGCACGCTGTCGCCCCGgcgcacagcgccggcgaccaCGGCACAGTGCCGCCTGCGGCGGTCGCCACCTCGCGTCACCTCGCCGTCCACTGGCGCCATTGACGAAGCACAGCGCTGCCCGTCGAGCCGTCACTTCACCAACACGCATCCCGCCTCAACCCACTGTTGACTCCCGCACAGAGCTTCGCCGCCCCCACACGCCGCTCAGAGCTGCCTCGCCGGCCGTCGCCCCGCTCTCACCcctccaccgccttggccgcctataaaaggggccgcGGAGCATCCCCGAGTACCACATCCACCACCCagaaccaccgccgccgctggccaccGTGGCCAGGCCGCCGCACGCCACCTCCGCCCGAGGTGAGGCAGGGGATCATTTCACCGCAaccccctctctctttccccctCGATCCCAGCCGCCGCCAAGCCCCGACGCCGCCGAATCGTCGGCGCcaggcgccgcctccaccctcccctgttctggtcgcgagaagggggaagaagaagggacgATTATGCCCAGAACCCCCTCCCCTTTCTCCTATTTCCTTAAGAACCCCTCCACCTCTTGATACTTTTGCAATTAAACCCCCCCTTTTGTTATATTCCCAAAACAAACCccccaccatataaacttaattacaaataaaaccctgactcttttagattaactcaagaaacttctaaaatgcaaaccaagcccctgccttcttaaacttaattacaattaggtccctggacccctgtttaggc carries:
- the LOC120712653 gene encoding IMPACT family member in pol 5'region-like isoform X2, which encodes MAAVRASPRLRSLPLLFSQPDAAATVRHCFFCASASASPSPAPTRAMASPSSSSAAPSPYTTLVGRVSCEREIKRSKFIAIAAPVPNERAAMAFLDEVKDPKATHNCWAYKLGEQFRYNDDGEPSSTAGKPIYSAVISSGIDMVMVVVIRYFGGIKLGTGGLVRAYGGVASECLKDAPTCLVKPKARVGMEVPFDLLGTVYHQHYQAEDIKQDYDTGKDGTVMVMFKVGYEKVEDLGNAVNSACSRKIELFL
- the LOC120712653 gene encoding IMPACT family member in pol 5'region-like isoform X1 → MAAVRASPRLRSLPLLFSQPDAAATVRHCFFCASASASPSPAPTRAMASPSSSSAAPSPYTTLVGRVSCEREIKRSKFIAIAAPVPNERAAMAFLDEVKDPKATHNCWAYKLGEQFRYNDDGEPSSTAGKPIYSAVISSGIDMVMVVVIRYFGGIKLGTGGLVRAYGGVASECLKDAPTCLVKPKARVGMEVPFDLLGTVYHQLQHYQAEDIKQDYDTGKDGTVMVMFKVGYEKVEDLGNAVNSACSRKIELFL
- the LOC120712655 gene encoding ATP synthase subunit d, mitochondrial-like, whose protein sequence is MSGSGAKKVADVAVKAGKAIDWDGMAKMLVSEEARKEFATLRRTFEDVNHQLQTKFSQEPQPIDWEYYRKGIGSKVVDMYKEAYDSIEIPKYVDTVTPEYKPKFDALVVELKEAEKASLKESERLEKEIAELREMKKKISTMTADEYFEKHPEVKQKFDDEIRNDYWGY